Proteins from a genomic interval of Thamnophis elegans isolate rThaEle1 chromosome 2, rThaEle1.pri, whole genome shotgun sequence:
- the LOC116504254 gene encoding zinc finger protein 239-like → MEEDSGSIIVLEGEEDERIYPGEDPHYRPMYGKGFGDASGLIDHERPKGTEKRYKCADCGKGFKKRSALLTHDRTHTGEKPYRCSECGNSFSNKSSLTRHKRKHTGEKPFGCLNCGKRFSQSSSLIRHMRNHTGLRPYICSDCGKSFKQSSSLLVHGRTHTGETPYSCSICGKRFSQSSNLVKHERIHTGEKPYRCSDCGNTFTNKSSLTRHKRNHTGQKPYKCSQCGKKFKQSSGLLKHERIHTRPGFLNYSQPGLNPDSKLPVRERGHVGESL, encoded by the coding sequence AAGGTGAGGAGGACGAAAGAATCTACCCGGGAGAGGATCCCCATTACCGTCCGATGTACGGCAAAGGTTTTGGTGATGCGTCGGGCCTCATTGATCACGAGAGGCCCAAGGGAACTGAGAAACGATACAAGTGTGCTGATTGCGGGAAGGGCTTCAAGAAACGATCAGCTCTCCTCACCCATGACCGGACTCACACGGGAGAAAAACCCTACAGATGCTCAGAATGTGGGAACAGCTTCAGTAACAAATCCAGCCTGACCAGACACAAGAGGAAACACACTGGAGAGAAGCCCTTCGGTTGCTTAAACTGCGGGAAGCGTTTCAGCCAGAGCTCGAGTTTAATCAGGCACATGAGGAATCACACCGGCCTGAGGCCTTACATATGCTCAGACTGCGGCAAAAGCTTCAAGCAGAGCTCCAGTCTTCTAGTCCACGGGAGGACTCATACGGGGGAGACCCCGTATAGTTGTTCCATCTGTGGGAAACGCTTTTCCCAGAGCTCAAATCTGGTGAAACACGAGAGGATCCACACTGGGGAAAAACCTTACCGATGTTCAGACTGTGGGAACACTTTCACTAACAAGTCCAGCCTCACGAGGCATAAGAGAAACCACACGGGGCAGAAACCCTACAAATGTTCCCAGTGTGGGAAAAAATTCAAGCAAAGTTCAGGCCTTCTGAAGCACGAGAGAATCCATACACGGCCCGGCTTCTTGAATTATTCTCAGCCCGGCTTGAATCCGGATTCCAAGCTGCCTGTACGTGAGAGAGGCCACGTTGGAGAGAGCTTATAA